Proteins co-encoded in one Elusimicrobiota bacterium genomic window:
- a CDS encoding PorV/PorQ family protein, with protein MLAALAWILTMALSLFAQTTQKTGAEFLNIPVGARPVGMGGAYTALANDISSLHWNPAGLALMNQPEIGAMYSQWLLDSQYNFLGFGYPGKIGTFAGSISVLSQGASEARGQNREKTGSIKAQDQSLSLGYGRKIGFIQAGLNTKLIQSEIAGYRADTFAFDLGLMISARSHSPISLGLALQNIGPGIRFIEQRDPLPLALSGGLSYRLPMGIALALDVKQQLINHKTSVNIGTEYQALPILSLRGGYIAALGKQAPLARNSGLDGISGGVGFRLMGAQIDYAFKPFGLLGDTHRVSLAARW; from the coding sequence GTGCTGGCTGCTTTAGCCTGGATTTTGACCATGGCTTTATCCCTTTTTGCTCAAACAACTCAAAAAACAGGGGCCGAGTTTTTGAATATCCCGGTGGGAGCCAGGCCCGTGGGCATGGGCGGGGCCTACACGGCTTTAGCTAATGACATTTCCTCTTTGCACTGGAACCCGGCGGGATTGGCTTTAATGAATCAGCCTGAGATAGGGGCTATGTATTCTCAGTGGCTTTTAGACAGTCAATACAATTTCCTGGGGTTCGGGTATCCGGGGAAAATAGGGACATTCGCGGGCTCTATCAGCGTTCTGTCTCAAGGTGCTTCCGAGGCAAGGGGACAAAACAGAGAAAAAACAGGATCGATCAAAGCCCAGGATCAATCCTTATCCTTGGGCTATGGCAGAAAAATAGGCTTTATCCAGGCGGGATTAAATACCAAGCTTATTCAAAGCGAGATTGCAGGCTATAGAGCCGATACCTTTGCTTTTGATCTGGGATTGATGATTTCCGCGCGTTCCCATTCCCCCATATCCCTGGGTCTAGCCCTGCAGAACATAGGCCCAGGGATTCGATTTATCGAGCAGCGCGATCCGTTGCCGCTCGCGCTTTCCGGAGGCTTAAGCTACCGGCTCCCCATGGGCATCGCCTTAGCCTTGGACGTCAAACAACAACTCATCAACCATAAAACCAGTGTTAATATCGGCACCGAGTATCAGGCCCTGCCGATCTTAAGCCTGCGCGGCGGCTATATTGCGGCCCTCGGCAAACAGGCTCCGTTGGCCCGCAACAGCGGACTCGACGGAATCTCAGGAGGCGTCGGTTTCCGTTTGATGGGGGCTCAAATTGACTATGCTTTCAAACCCTTTGGACTCTTGGGGGATACGCATCGGGTGAGCCTGGCAGCGCGATGGTGA
- a CDS encoding helix-turn-helix domain-containing protein produces the protein MQMKIVVMAKASRSYERMKKFFQKEKVSLVRAATAAQVYPQAMKHFPDAILLVGEPESQTGEVKALAEKLDKTSRLSFIPLFCLCREGSIEHRKAALGLGIDCLGPGLDTASILFFIKGKISLYRKRSALKAGSIALDPQADALWADHGMRKSKYLTPEISRFLYLLAAHMNEVVSDQEVQRHLGIPSTGLRMLLSRVRQAIPAHLRNAVYVDRVPGQGFRIIIS, from the coding sequence ATGCAGATGAAAATCGTCGTCATGGCGAAAGCTTCTCGCTCTTACGAACGAATGAAAAAATTCTTCCAGAAGGAAAAAGTATCTCTCGTGCGCGCCGCGACAGCCGCCCAGGTTTATCCTCAAGCCATGAAGCATTTCCCGGACGCCATATTGCTTGTGGGAGAGCCGGAAAGTCAAACGGGCGAGGTCAAGGCATTGGCCGAAAAACTCGATAAAACGTCTCGTCTGTCCTTTATTCCTCTTTTTTGTCTTTGCCGCGAAGGCAGCATCGAACACAGAAAAGCGGCCCTGGGGCTTGGGATCGATTGCCTGGGGCCTGGATTGGACACCGCTTCAATTCTTTTCTTCATCAAAGGAAAAATCTCGCTGTACCGTAAAAGATCAGCCTTAAAGGCAGGAAGCATTGCCCTGGATCCCCAGGCCGACGCCCTGTGGGCGGATCATGGAATGAGAAAATCCAAGTATCTCACCCCCGAGATTTCCAGGTTTCTTTATTTATTGGCCGCCCATATGAACGAGGTTGTTTCCGATCAGGAGGTCCAAAGACACCTGGGGATTCCTTCCACGGGCTTAAGAATGTTGCTTAGCCGCGTTCGCCAGGCGATCCCCGCTCATTTAAGGAATGCGGTTTATGTTGACCGGGTACCCGGCCAGGGCTTTCGCATAATAATCAGCTAA
- a CDS encoding thermonuclease family protein, whose product MPPTKRRPIFAVSALLALIAAAGLSAGQQFRLPDALSWGEARGVWLSQQKIHAPTPLLLSQENPSAADSAQPATPEPRVVDVIRAIDGDTVELSDGDRVRLIGVDTPELHHPRKPVGCYAKEAWEYTKARAEGFRARLVFDPANDSVRHRDKYGRLLAYLFLADGTFHNRELIAQGYGFAYTRFPYGHSEEFVAVEAEAKRQGKGLWSACPEESMSASAPESP is encoded by the coding sequence ATGCCGCCGACAAAACGTCGTCCGATATTCGCCGTTAGCGCGCTTCTTGCGCTCATCGCCGCAGCCGGTTTATCCGCCGGCCAACAGTTTCGTTTGCCCGATGCCTTGTCGTGGGGGGAGGCGCGGGGGGTCTGGCTCTCTCAACAAAAAATTCATGCCCCGACCCCCCTTCTCCTTTCTCAAGAGAACCCTTCGGCCGCCGACAGCGCCCAACCGGCCACGCCCGAACCGCGCGTGGTTGACGTGATCAGAGCGATTGACGGAGACACCGTGGAATTGTCCGACGGCGATCGTGTGCGTTTGATCGGCGTGGACACCCCGGAACTGCATCATCCGAGGAAACCCGTCGGCTGTTATGCCAAAGAAGCCTGGGAATACACCAAGGCCAGGGCCGAGGGTTTCCGCGCCCGCTTGGTTTTTGATCCGGCCAATGACTCCGTGCGCCACCGGGATAAATACGGACGCTTGCTGGCCTATCTTTTTCTGGCGGACGGCACATTCCACAACAGGGAATTAATCGCTCAAGGGTATGGTTTTGCTTATACCCGTTTTCCTTACGGCCACAGCGAAGAATTTGTGGCCGTTGAAGCCGAGGCCAAGCGTCAAGGCAAGGGCCTTTGGTCGGCTTGCCCTGAAGAGAGCATGTCGGCGTCGGCCCCGGAAAGCCCGTGA
- the metF gene encoding methylenetetrahydrofolate reductase [NAD(P)H] translates to MISGSCVRVIEFYRRNEPVFSFEFFLPKTPQTKEAFRTMLEQVQGLKPHFVTLTYGAGGSAREATVEMAGVLKNRFGFETVMHLTCIAHTRIEIDQILQEARRLGIGSIMALRGDLPKDGSAIAVGQRDFKYARDLVEHLRRQNDWCIGVAGYPEGHPECPSKEEDLRHLKEKVEAGADYVVTQLFFDNRDYFDFVRRARAAGIHLPIVPGIMPIANFEQIRKFASMCGAKIPPALIERLSPVQNDPQAVASIGVEHATRQCLELLKGGAPGIHFYTLNKSQATQEILRRIKHAADKTSSDIRR, encoded by the coding sequence ATGATATCGGGGTCATGTGTGAGGGTTATTGAATTTTATCGTCGGAACGAGCCCGTTTTTTCTTTTGAGTTTTTTCTCCCCAAGACCCCTCAAACCAAAGAGGCCTTCCGGACCATGCTGGAGCAAGTGCAAGGCCTCAAGCCGCATTTTGTCACCCTGACTTATGGCGCCGGGGGCTCCGCGCGGGAAGCTACGGTTGAAATGGCGGGGGTCCTAAAAAACCGTTTCGGCTTTGAAACGGTCATGCATTTGACATGTATCGCGCATACGCGCATTGAGATCGACCAGATTCTTCAGGAAGCGCGCAGGCTGGGGATCGGCAGCATCATGGCCCTGCGCGGGGATTTGCCCAAGGACGGCAGCGCCATTGCCGTGGGCCAAAGGGATTTTAAATACGCGCGCGATTTGGTGGAGCACCTCAGGCGTCAAAACGATTGGTGCATCGGGGTCGCCGGTTACCCCGAGGGCCATCCGGAATGCCCTTCTAAAGAAGAGGACCTGCGGCATTTAAAGGAAAAGGTGGAGGCCGGAGCCGATTATGTGGTGACCCAGCTTTTTTTCGACAATCGCGATTATTTTGATTTTGTCCGTCGGGCGCGCGCCGCCGGCATCCATCTGCCCATCGTGCCCGGCATTATGCCTATCGCCAATTTCGAGCAGATTCGAAAATTCGCTTCGATGTGCGGGGCTAAAATCCCTCCCGCGCTGATTGAACGGCTTTCTCCCGTGCAGAATGATCCTCAGGCTGTTGCTTCCATTGGTGTTGAGCATGCAACCCGGCAGTGCCTGGAGCTTTTAAAGGGCGGGGCTCCGGGCATTCACTTCTACACCCTTAACAAATCCCAAGCCACCCAGGAAATCCTAAGGAGGATCAAACATGCCGCCGACAAAACGTCGTCCGATATTCGCCGTTAG
- a CDS encoding DegT/DnrJ/EryC1/StrS family aminotransferase, with product MVITAKKSSRRADIPLLDLNREHRSLKASLGRSLARIVANNQFIRGPAYKEFCRSFANFCQTAHCIGVANGTDALYLAIKALGLGPGDEIITSPLTFIAPAEAASNAGATVVFSDVEEQSFCLNPALIEAKISSKTKAVIPVHIFGQPADMDPILKLAASKRLRVIEDACQAHGARYRGRRAGSLGDLGCFSFYPTKNLGAMGDAGAVTGNNPDLAGRVASLADHGSRQKYIHEEPGINSRLDDFQAAVLLVKLPRLEKNNAKRRQWAALYGKLLEGAGDIICPEPAPGTEPVFHLYVVRSARRDALKDFLNARGIGAQVYYPVPLHLQSPYQKLGYHNGDFPVAERLCREMLALPMFPDLKEKEVRRVAAAVRSFFDTKAWRG from the coding sequence ATGGTCATTACAGCCAAAAAATCAAGCCGCCGGGCCGATATTCCGCTCCTTGACCTAAACCGGGAACACCGCTCTTTAAAGGCTTCTTTGGGGCGCTCCCTGGCCCGAATCGTGGCCAACAATCAATTTATCCGAGGGCCGGCCTACAAAGAATTTTGCCGTTCCTTCGCGAATTTTTGCCAAACCGCGCACTGCATCGGAGTCGCCAACGGCACGGATGCCCTTTACCTGGCCATCAAAGCCCTTGGGCTGGGCCCCGGCGACGAAATCATCACCTCCCCCCTGACCTTCATCGCTCCGGCTGAAGCCGCGTCCAACGCCGGCGCCACGGTTGTTTTCTCGGATGTTGAAGAACAAAGTTTTTGCCTTAATCCCGCGCTGATTGAGGCCAAAATCAGCTCCAAGACAAAAGCCGTCATCCCTGTTCATATTTTCGGTCAACCGGCCGACATGGACCCCATTCTGAAGCTGGCCGCGTCTAAACGCCTTCGTGTAATCGAAGACGCCTGCCAAGCGCACGGAGCCCGCTATCGCGGCCGGCGCGCCGGATCGTTGGGCGATCTGGGCTGTTTCAGTTTTTACCCGACCAAAAACCTGGGGGCCATGGGTGACGCCGGCGCCGTCACCGGCAATAATCCGGATTTAGCCGGACGCGTGGCGAGCCTGGCTGATCATGGTTCGCGCCAAAAATACATTCATGAAGAGCCGGGCATCAATAGCCGGCTGGATGATTTCCAAGCGGCCGTTCTACTGGTCAAGCTGCCGCGCTTGGAAAAAAATAACGCCAAACGGCGGCAATGGGCCGCTCTTTACGGAAAACTCTTGGAAGGCGCGGGCGATATTATTTGCCCCGAACCGGCCCCCGGCACCGAACCGGTTTTCCATTTATACGTCGTCAGAAGCGCCCGGCGCGACGCGCTTAAAGACTTCCTAAACGCCCGGGGAATCGGCGCCCAAGTTTATTACCCAGTGCCGCTTCATCTGCAATCGCCTTATCAAAAACTGGGGTATCACAACGGCGACTTTCCTGTGGCGGAACGCCTCTGCCGGGAAATGCTGGCGCTTCCCATGTTCCCGGATCTCAAAGAAAAAGAAGTCCGCCGGGTCGCTGCCGCCGTCCGATCATTTTTTGACACCAAAGCTTGGCGGGGCTAA
- the gyrA gene encoding DNA gyrase subunit A, whose translation MAEKNDPQLPLDQIGGRVAVRPIEEEMKSSYIDYAMSVIVGRALPDARDGLKPVHRRILYTMDQMGLAHNKPFKKCARVVGDVLGKFHPHGDSAVYEALVRMAQEFSMREPLVEGQGNFGSIDGDPAAAYRYTEARLSRVSGEMLADIEKNTVDFIPNFDGSTTEPRVLPAKLPNLLVNGSSGIAVGMATNIPPHNLGEICEATAAYIDNPNISIDEMMEHVKGPDFPTGGLLVGTSGIKEYFVSGRGSVTIRAKTEFEETKSGKTAIIIKEIPYQVNKSTLLETIAQLVRDKKITDISDLRDESDRDGIRVSIELKRDGNPHVVLNQLYKHTQMEVAFGVIMLALVDGQPKVLSLKEVIVSYVEHRRETVRRRTAFDLAKAEERAHIVEGLRIAIDAISRVIKIIRESKDTETARKTLMEELGLSLRQAQAILDMRLAQLTGLERKKLEDEYRDLLKTIEQLRLILGSPRKILELIKDELGKLSKDYASKRRSEIVLEVKETNIEDLIKREEVVVTISSQGYVKRMPVDVYRAQARGGKGVTAMDNKGGEDFIEEAIVTDTHATMLFFTNRGRVYQNRVFETPEASRISRGKPAIQLIGISSNKEEKVTGVVTIRTFEANKAGFLVMATKKGVVKRCDIKYFENIRKTGVTAVNLREGDVLVGVHKTDGTKEVLLATKNGKIIRFAETDIRSMGRVAYGVRGIRLEKGDEVVGMEVANKDEQRTILTVCENGFGKRTALDEYRDQSRGGSGIITIKATERNGAVVGIKLVDDGSDLMVLTEKGMGVRLRAKDIKVISRNTQGVRLVRLEEGDRVACVEPIAQDSTPNGVHQAEGLAKE comes from the coding sequence ATGGCTGAAAAAAACGATCCACAACTGCCTTTGGATCAGATCGGCGGCCGGGTGGCCGTTCGTCCGATCGAAGAGGAAATGAAATCCTCTTATATTGATTACGCCATGAGCGTGATCGTGGGGCGCGCTCTGCCTGATGCCAGAGACGGCTTAAAGCCCGTTCATCGCCGGATTTTATACACCATGGACCAGATGGGGCTGGCCCATAACAAGCCGTTTAAAAAATGCGCTCGCGTGGTCGGCGACGTGCTCGGCAAATTTCATCCCCATGGGGATTCGGCCGTCTACGAGGCGCTGGTGCGCATGGCGCAGGAATTTTCCATGCGCGAGCCTTTGGTCGAAGGCCAGGGAAACTTCGGTTCTATTGACGGCGATCCGGCCGCCGCTTACCGTTATACCGAGGCCCGCCTCTCCCGCGTTTCCGGTGAAATGCTCGCGGATATCGAAAAAAACACGGTAGATTTTATCCCCAATTTTGACGGCTCGACGACGGAACCACGCGTTCTTCCGGCGAAACTGCCCAATCTTCTGGTCAATGGATCATCCGGCATTGCCGTGGGCATGGCGACGAATATTCCGCCGCATAATTTAGGTGAAATCTGCGAAGCGACCGCCGCTTATATCGACAACCCGAATATTTCCATCGATGAGATGATGGAGCATGTTAAAGGGCCCGACTTTCCGACCGGCGGATTGCTGGTGGGAACATCCGGCATCAAGGAATATTTTGTTTCAGGCCGCGGCTCGGTCACGATTCGGGCCAAAACGGAATTCGAAGAGACGAAAAGCGGAAAAACCGCCATCATCATCAAAGAAATTCCGTATCAAGTGAATAAATCGACGCTGTTGGAGACCATCGCCCAGCTGGTCCGGGACAAAAAAATCACGGACATTTCGGATTTGCGCGACGAGTCGGACAGGGATGGAATCCGCGTCTCTATTGAGCTCAAAAGAGACGGCAACCCGCACGTCGTTTTAAACCAGCTGTATAAGCACACGCAGATGGAAGTGGCGTTCGGGGTGATTATGCTGGCGTTGGTCGATGGTCAGCCCAAAGTTCTTTCTCTTAAAGAAGTCATCGTTTCCTACGTCGAACATCGCCGCGAGACCGTTCGCCGCCGGACCGCTTTTGATTTGGCCAAAGCCGAGGAGCGGGCGCATATCGTCGAAGGCTTGCGCATTGCGATTGATGCCATCAGCCGGGTGATCAAAATTATCCGGGAGTCCAAGGACACGGAAACCGCCAGAAAAACTTTAATGGAGGAGCTCGGCCTTTCGTTGAGGCAGGCCCAGGCTATTCTGGACATGCGGTTGGCGCAGTTGACCGGGCTTGAGCGCAAAAAGCTTGAGGATGAGTATCGGGACCTGCTCAAAACGATCGAGCAGCTGCGCCTGATTCTTGGCTCGCCCAGGAAAATTTTGGAGTTGATCAAAGACGAACTGGGCAAATTAAGCAAAGACTACGCTTCCAAGCGCCGCTCCGAAATCGTTTTGGAAGTCAAAGAAACCAACATAGAAGATTTAATCAAGAGAGAAGAGGTTGTCGTGACTATTTCCAGCCAGGGCTACGTCAAGCGCATGCCGGTGGACGTTTATCGGGCTCAGGCGCGCGGCGGCAAAGGCGTCACGGCCATGGACAACAAAGGCGGCGAGGATTTTATCGAAGAAGCCATTGTCACGGACACGCATGCCACCATGCTGTTTTTCACCAATCGCGGGCGCGTTTATCAAAACCGCGTTTTTGAAACCCCCGAGGCTTCGCGCATTTCCCGCGGCAAGCCCGCCATTCAATTAATCGGCATTTCTTCGAACAAAGAAGAAAAGGTGACGGGCGTGGTCACCATACGGACGTTTGAAGCCAATAAAGCCGGATTTTTGGTCATGGCGACCAAGAAAGGCGTGGTCAAGCGTTGCGATATCAAATATTTCGAAAATATCCGCAAAACCGGCGTCACCGCGGTCAATTTAAGAGAAGGCGACGTTTTGGTCGGCGTTCATAAGACGGACGGGACCAAGGAAGTTTTGTTGGCCACGAAAAACGGAAAAATCATCCGTTTTGCGGAAACCGACATTCGTTCCATGGGACGCGTGGCTTACGGCGTCAGAGGCATTCGTTTGGAAAAAGGCGACGAGGTCGTCGGCATGGAAGTCGCCAACAAAGACGAGCAGCGGACCATTCTGACGGTTTGTGAAAACGGCTTCGGCAAGCGCACGGCCTTGGATGAATACCGGGACCAGTCCAGGGGCGGTTCAGGCATTATTACCATCAAAGCTACGGAGCGAAACGGCGCCGTGGTCGGCATCAAGCTGGTGGATGACGGCAGCGATCTGATGGTGTTGACGGAAAAAGGCATGGGCGTGCGTTTGCGCGCCAAGGACATTAAAGTGATTTCAAGGAATACCCAGGGCGTCCGCTTGGTTCGTTTGGAGGAAGGCGACCGCGTGGCTTGCGTGGAGCCCATCGCCCAAGATTCGACGCCCAACGGCGTTCACCAGGCCGAAGGGCTTGCCAAAGAGTAA